In Bacteroidota bacterium, one DNA window encodes the following:
- a CDS encoding DUF4136 domain-containing protein produces MKNIFFTIAIAAILSLLDSCSSTQVYSDRAKGVDFSKFSTYAWLPVVDTSSGSLYYNDIVEQNLVDKVNNEMNARNYRLDVNNPELLILLHVNFEQEQEQIVSTYPLYNTYPYFFDGFSPLYIRPYHYPYYNTLGTVYATDVENIEYTTGTVVVDIIRNSDDKLIWRGWSKERINPNTPSRELEELVSKIFNEFPVKEQKEMSESSTLPDQMFK; encoded by the coding sequence ATGAAAAATATTTTTTTCACCATCGCTATTGCCGCTATTCTATCTCTACTGGATTCATGTAGTAGTACCCAGGTATATTCGGATAGAGCAAAAGGGGTTGATTTTAGCAAATTCAGTACTTATGCCTGGTTGCCGGTAGTTGATACCTCTTCCGGCTCACTTTATTATAACGATATTGTGGAACAGAATCTGGTGGATAAGGTAAACAATGAAATGAATGCCAGGAACTACAGATTGGATGTAAATAATCCTGAACTGCTCATCCTGTTACACGTGAATTTTGAACAGGAGCAGGAGCAAATAGTGAGTACTTATCCGCTATACAATACTTATCCCTATTTTTTTGACGGATTCAGCCCTCTTTATATCCGGCCTTACCATTACCCGTACTACAACACTTTAGGTACTGTATATGCCACTGATGTGGAAAATATTGAATATACTACAGGTACTGTAGTAGTGGATATAATACGCAACAGCGATGACAAACTTATATGGAGAGGCTGGTCTAAAGAACGCATAAATCCTAACACACCCAGCAGAGAACTGGAGGAATTGGTTTCTAAGATATTCAATGAGTTTCCGGTTAAAGAACAAAAAGAAATGTCAGAAAGCAGCACATTGCCTGACCAAATGTTCAAATAA